TCAACCGTCCAATCGCACGCTGACCTATGGGGGCGGCGGGCACCCGCCGGGATTTCTGTTTCCACCCGCAGCCGCAGGCGAAGTCGTTCCCCCGCAACCGCTCGATTCCGATGGCCCGCTGTTGGGGATCATGGAATGGGATTTGTTTGAGACGCAGCAGCGCGTGATCGAACCTGGCTCAAGAGTGTTCGTCTATAGCGACGGCGCACACGAGATCCAGTTGACGAACCGCAAGGTCTGGACGTTCGAGGCGTTCACCGAGTACTTCGCCCATTCCGCCGCTGAAGGCCCCGGCACCATGGACCGCCTCATCGACCACGTCCGCCTCCTCCACGGCTCCCCGATGCTCGATGACGATCTGACGATCGTGGAAGTGGTGTTTTGAGGGGGAGTTGAAGGTTGAAGGTTGAAGGTTGAAGGTTGAAGGTTGATCGGCGTAGCCGATCGACCGCTGACCGCTGACCGCTGACCGCTGACCGCTGACCGCTGACCGCTGACCGCTACCCACTCTTCTTCTTAAACCTTCCCGCCTGTTCCAGGATCGCCACGATCACCAGCAGGCAGAGGACCAGTGACACCACCAGCATCGCGCCGTCCCAGTCTTCGACGTGGTAGAGCAAAACGGCTCCCAGGCCGGTGGTCAGTGTCGCGAAATGCACGGTTAGCACGGCGTTGCGGCGGCTGAGTCCCAGGTCGGTCAGTCGGTGCGAGAAGTGATTGCGGTCCGGCTGGAACGGGCTTTTGCCGTTCCAGAGTCGAATGCCGATGACCGTCGCGAAGTCGTAGAGCGGCACTGCGAGAATCAGTAGCGGGGCGAGCAACACATGTCGCTCGGTCACATTCGGCTCGTAGAACGTCCCGAGGATCGTCATCGTTGCCAGCATCAGCCCGATGAATGTGCTGCCGGCGTCCCCCATGAAGATCCGCGCAGGCGTCCAGTTGTGCCACAAGAACCCGGCAATCGAGCCTGCCAGAATCAACAGGCCTCCGCCCACAAGCCATCGGGGCTCTCCGGTGAGCTGCAGCATGATCCACGCGAAGATCAGCGAGGCGACTAGCCCGATGCCGCCGCACAGGCCGTCCATGTTGTCGAGAAAGTTCAGGGAGTTAATCAGCACGACGATCCAGATGACCGTCAGCACGCCCCCGACGATCGGCTGCGAGACGAACAGCGTGCCGCGAATTCCCCCGCAGACGAGCGCCGTCGCCAGCAGCAGTTGCACCGCCAGCCGGCCCTTCCACGACAGACCGTAACGGTCATCCAGCAGCCCCATCGCCATCAGCAGCGAACCTGCCCCGACGATGGCCCAGACCTGGCCCGCTCGTAGCAACACGCCTGGCATGTGTTCCCGCAGCGCCTCTGGCATCCAGATCAAAGTGCCCGGCGAATGGGTCTGCCACCACACGAGCACTTGCGCGATGAGCAGCGGCAGCACCACTCCGAGATAGATCGCGACTCCGCCGCCCAGCGGGGTGGGGGTGGTATGAACTTTGCGCGCGGCCGGCTGGTCGACGAGGCCCCAACGCGGCGCCCAGGCCCGCATCAGCCAGGTGGCCGACCACGAGATCAGAAAGGCCGGCACGGTGCAGACGCAAAAGAACCACAACATCCACGCGCTCCCGCAAAATCGGCCGCGGCGCGTCTGTCTGGCAGACGCCGCCGCGACATTCTCAAACACAAAAAGGCGTTGCCGGAAGGGGATTCCGGCAACGCCTGATATATAAAACGGCATCCGTCTTCAGCTCATGCTTACGACGAAGCCGATGCAGCCTGATCGCCTGGTTTCTGCGGAGTCCGTTCCCGCTGAATCGCTTCATACACTTCCTGCCGATGCACCGGGATCTCCGTCGGCGCCTGAATCCCCAGACGCACTTTGTCTCCCCGTATATCGACGACCGTGATGACGATATTATCGCCGATCATGATACTTTCATCTCGGTGGCGCGAAAGCACGAGCATCTTCCTGACTCCTCGTTCATGCCCGAGGGCGATGACCAGATCGCCCGCGAACGGGTGGTGACTCTTGTGTGGTGGATTGAAACGTTGGTCACAGAACGCTTGGCGTGCTTCCCGCGACCCCCTTGAGATCGTCAATCGATGACAATGGATGGAACGGGAAGACTGCGTTTAGGGCGCAATTCAATGAGGTCTGGTGAAGTGTTCGGTTTCTTATGATTCCCCGACCGCCGACCAGAGAGAACAGGGAATCCACCTGACCAATCTGATTTTGTGTCAAGTTTCCGGCACTCACCTCGAGTTCCGACCAAATTCTCCATCCGGAACGATGCTTGCCACATTCGGGCCGCGGTACGCTGGCTCGGTGTTTCCGCCTGCCGGGTATTCGGGCTGCGTCCCAGACCTGGGTCTGGTCACGTCCCTTTCGGCTCAATGCCCGTTGCTGGTGGCAAACTGAGGCGCACCGCTTTATCATCAATCCCAGCCATGGTTGACGCGCGGTCAACTCCGTCGAACGGCGGTCTGGGGCCTTCATGCCGCCAGATCGTTTTGTGCTTCGTCCGCGTCAACGCCAGCCAGATGAAGACAGCCAGATGAAGACAGCCACCTGACCCCGAACTCAACGGTCCTGCGCCGTCCCTCCTTATAGTCCGCAAGAACGCTCATGCTGCTGCTTGTTATCCGGGCCCTTTACATTCTGATCTGCGTCGGAGCACTGGCCACGTTCCTGTTCAGCAGTACCGCTCCTCCGCCGGTCATGCAGGAGTACCCTGTCATCAGCTTCTGCCTGATGACTCTGTTCACCATGTGTGTACTGCTGGTCGATGTGCTGATTCCGCAGAAGCGGGTCGACATCGTTTCCGCCGTCTACTTCGGTCTGCTGATCGGCGTGCTGCTGGCGTACCTGTTCAACCTGGCTCTGCGTCCGCTGTTCGCGACCCAGGATTTGTTTGGAAAGCAGGGGAATGGTCTGTATGCCGCCTTCTCACTCCTCACGCTGCTGATTCTGCCCTACTTGTGCATCACCTTCCTGCTGCAGACCAAAGACCAGTTTCGCCTGGTCATTCCCTACGTCGAATTCTCGCGGGAACTCAAGGGGGGCCGTCCGCTCGTCCTCGATTCCAGCGCCCTCATTGACGGCCGCATCGCGGACATGGTGACGACCCATATTGTCGATTCCGAGTTTGTCGTCCCGCAATTCATATTACAGGAAGTGCAGGACATCGCCGACAGCCATGACAAGCTCCGTCGCGGTCGCGGCCGTCGCGGGCTCGATGTCCTCAAGAAGTTGCAGCAAGATCCCAAAGTCGAGATCCGCGTTCAGGAAACCAAGCCGTCTGCTGAGAAAACTGTCGATCAGAAGCTGGTCGAAATCACCCGCGAACTCAACGGTCGTCTGGTCACCAACGACGTCAATCTCAACAAGCTGGCCAGCGTCCAGGGGGTCGATGTCGTCAATCTCAACGAAGTCGCCAATGCTCTGAAGCCCCGCTTTATCCCAGGCGAACACGTTCGCATTCGGATCATCAAAGAAGGGGAAGGGCTCGGGCAGGGTGTCGGCTATCTCGACGACGGCACGATGGTGGTCGTCGAACAGGGGAACCGCGAAATCGGCCGCGAGGTCGACACCGTCGTCACCAGCGTCCTGCAGAACAGCGCCGGCCGCATGATCTTCTCGCGTCTTGCGGAGGCGCAAGTCTGATAGGCTGATTTTCAGAGCACGATGCGACAGCGAGTGTTCACTCTGAAACGCAAGGAAAAACCGTCATGTCCCCGAAGCCCGGACGGCTCTTCCGACCAGTGATGTTCCTTCTGCTCCTGCTGGTTTCTGGCCGCATTGGGTTAGCGGAGGAAACCAGGCCCAACATCGTGATTCTCTTCGCCGACGATCAGGGCTACGCGGACGTCGGCTGTTTCGGCGCGATGGGATTTCAGACTCCTCAACTGGACAAAATGGCGTCCGAGGGGATGAAGCTGACCAACTTCTACGTTTCTCAAGCGGTCTGTGGAGCGTCACGCGCCTCCTTGTTGACAGGCTGCTACGCCAACCGCATCGGCATGTTGGGAGCTCCGGGACCGACTTCGACTCACGGAATCAACAAGAACGAAGTCCTGATTTCGGAACTCTGCAAGAGTCGAGGCTACGCGACGGCCATGTACGGCAAATGGCACCTGGGACATCACCAACCGTTCCTGCCGCTGCAGCATGGTTTCGACGAATACTTCGGTCTCCCGTATTCCAACGACATGTGGCCCTTCCATCCGGAAATCAAAAAGTTCCCGCCACTGCCGCTCTTGGGAGGCAACGAAGTCGTCAACGCGAATGTGACTTCCAATGAGCAGATTCAGTTGACCACCTGGTATACCGAGCGCGCGGTCAACTTCATCCAGTCGCATCGTGAACAGCCGTTTTTTCTGTACGTCGCGTATGCCATGCCGCATGTGCCGCTGCATGTTTCCGAGAAGTTCTCCGGGAAGAGCGAGCGCGGGCTCTACGGCGACGTGATCATGGAGATCGACTGGAGCGTCGGCGAAATTCTGAAAACTCTCGACGAGACGGACGCCAGTCGGAAGACTCTCGTCGTGTACACGTCTGACAATGGCCCCTGGCTCAGCTACGGAAATCATGCCGGCTCGGCCGGTCCATTGCGCGAGGGAAAGGGCACGTCGTGGGAAGGGGGAGTGCGCGAACCCTGCATTGTTCGCTGGCCCGGACGAGTGCCCGCCGGCGCTGTCTGCGAAGAAGTCGCCGCCACAATTGATCTCCTGCCCACCATCGCCGGTCTGATCGGCGCACCGCTCCCGGAGCATCCCATCGATGGGAAAGACATCTGGCCGCTGCTCTCTGATGTCGCGGATGCGAAATCCCCGCATGAGTATTACCTGTTCTATTACGATGAGCGGCTGGAAGCGATTCGTTCTGGCGACTGGAAGCTGCATTTTCCCCACAACTACCGCTCACTGACCGGCGAGCCAGGTAGCGACGGTCGGCCAGGCGGTTACTCTCAACAACACACTGATCTGGCGCTCTACAATCTCAAGGACGACATCGGCGAGCAGCGCAACGTCGCCGCTGATTATCCCGAAATTGTCGAGCGATTGCAGAGTCATGCTGACGCCGCCCGTGAAGAATTGGGTGACAGTGCCTTCAAGAAAACCGGACGCGGCTACCGTCCCCCTGGCCAGTTGGAAAAGCCGAATGTGAAGTAGCGACGGATTCTGGAGTTGTAGTCCACTGGCTCCGCCAGTGGAAATTTTGACGCAATGAACTCTTGATATGCACTGGTTTTGCCAATGCACATCACACATCTCCATTTTCCACCGGCGGAGCCAGTGGGCTACAAATCTCAACAGCTCAACGCCATCGCTTCATGACTCAATTGCCAGCCCACGAACGGATTGAACGAGCCTGGCAAACCGTCCGTGACGAATTGCTTTCCCGTCGCGGAGCCCACAAGCACTGGACCGGTCAGCTCTCGACCTCGGCTCTCTCCACCGCCACCGCCGTCATGGCCCTGGAACAGGTGCGCCGTCAGTCCGATCCCAAGACCTTTGCCTGGCAGACGCTGATCGATCGCGGCCTGCAATGGCTGGCCGCACATCAGAACGCCGACGGTGGCTGGGGCGACACCGTCAAGAGCATCAGCAATATCTCGACCACGATGCTCGGGCACGCGACCTTTGTCGCCGCCGGAAATCCGACGCGCGATGGAGCCGTCATCGAACGTGCCGCGTGCTACGTCGAATCAGCCGGCGGCGTCCCCGCTCTTGTCAAACGCTATGGGAAAGACAAGACATTCTCGGTCCCCATTCTCACCCACTGCGCCCTGGCCGGACTTGTTGACTGGCAACAGGTATCCCCGCTGCCGTTCGAACTCGCCTGTATTCCCGCCCGGTTTTATGCAGCGGTACAACTCCCGGTTGTCAGCTACGCCCTTCCGGCGCTGATTGCCATCGGTCAGGTGCGGCATCATTTTCAACGTCCAGCGAATTCATTGCTGGCCGCTATTCGAGATTCCAGTATTCCCCGCAGCCTGCGCGTGCTGGAACGTATTCAGCCTGCCACTGGCGGGTTCCTCGAAGCGACTCCCCTCACCAGTTTCGTGACGATGAGCCTCGCGGCAAAGGGGCTGGCCCAGCATCCTGTCGCCGTTCGCGGCTGTCAGTTCATCGTGGCGTCCGTCCTGCCTGACGGCAGTTGGCCGATCGACACCAATCTCGCCACCTGGGTGACGACACTGTCGGTTAATGCCCTGCAGTCTGATCTCCCCTCCGGCGACCGTGCACCCGTCCTCAACTGGCTGTTGAACCAACAGTACACGCAGGTACATCCCTTCACGAACGCCTCCCCCGGCGGCTGGGCCTGGACGGATCTCCCCGGCGGCGTCCCTGATGCCGACGACACCCCCGGCGCGCTCCTCGCTTTACTGCAATTGAGCGATTCGGAACTCGACGAACGCACCGCCCGCGCACTCGAACGGGGTACGGAATGGCTCCGCGACCTGCAGAATCGCGACGGCGGCTGGCCGACATTCTGCCGTGGCTGGGGAACGCTCCCCTTCGACCGCAGTTCGTGCGACATCACCGCACACTGTCTCCGCGCACTGCATCGCATTCAGTCGCGAATGCCCCTCGGGAACTGGTTCAAAAAAACGATGGAACGCGGGTTCCGCTTTTTGGAGACCCAGCAACAGCCAGACGGCTCCTGGCTCCCGTTGTGGTTTGGCAATCAATACGCTCCGGATGACATCAATCCCGTCTATGGAACCGCGAAGGTCTTGGCCGCTTACCGCGATGTGAAGAGTTTCTCCGCCCCGCAGGCCCAGTCGGCTCTGCACTGGCTGCAATCGGTGCAGAACGAAGACGGGGGTTGGGGAGGAACGCGGGGGTGCCCGTCGTCGGTGGAAGAAACGTCTCTCGCGCTCGAAGTCCTGACTGACGCGGCAGGTGCGCAAGCGTCTGTCGCCCGCGGATTGAACTGGCTCGTTACCGCAGTGGAGCAGGGACGGATCGCCGAACCGGCTCCCATTGGTTTCTATTTCGCCAAATTATGGTACTTTGAAGACCTGTATCCGTGGATTTTTGCGGCGAGCGCGCTGCGCCGTTGCCGGGCACAATCTTCGGCAGGGTGAATGTGAATTGAACAGCAGGGCAGCCTGCCGTTCGGAACCACTGTGATTGGAGATCGTGACTGATCTCCGCAAGCACAGCAGGCCAGGGGAAATCGCCCGTCGGGCGAACCTCGCTGTTCCGAACCGCCGGTCGCTTTGATTGACGAATACGACAGCATGTTTGAGCCCTCCCTGGATCTGCCGTCTGATACGCTGCCGGTTTCGAGTTCGCCCCGCGCGACCTCGCCTGCCCAAACGTCGATGTACGATGACGATCCCGTTCCCCAGAAGCGGACCCGTCGCAAAAGCACCAGCCATCTCAAAGCGGTGCCGGAATCCCTCACGGATCGCGAACGGATCAAGTCCGCCGCGGAACAGTTCGCCAAATCGCTCTCCAAGACGCAGCCGTTCTCACGCAACAACCTCG
This genomic stretch from Planctomicrobium piriforme harbors:
- a CDS encoding sulfatase family protein translates to MSPKPGRLFRPVMFLLLLLVSGRIGLAEETRPNIVILFADDQGYADVGCFGAMGFQTPQLDKMASEGMKLTNFYVSQAVCGASRASLLTGCYANRIGMLGAPGPTSTHGINKNEVLISELCKSRGYATAMYGKWHLGHHQPFLPLQHGFDEYFGLPYSNDMWPFHPEIKKFPPLPLLGGNEVVNANVTSNEQIQLTTWYTERAVNFIQSHREQPFFLYVAYAMPHVPLHVSEKFSGKSERGLYGDVIMEIDWSVGEILKTLDETDASRKTLVVYTSDNGPWLSYGNHAGSAGPLREGKGTSWEGGVREPCIVRWPGRVPAGAVCEEVAATIDLLPTIAGLIGAPLPEHPIDGKDIWPLLSDVADAKSPHEYYLFYYDERLEAIRSGDWKLHFPHNYRSLTGEPGSDGRPGGYSQQHTDLALYNLKDDIGEQRNVAADYPEIVERLQSHADAAREELGDSAFKKTGRGYRPPGQLEKPNVK
- a CDS encoding MraY family glycosyltransferase; translation: MLWFFCVCTVPAFLISWSATWLMRAWAPRWGLVDQPAARKVHTTPTPLGGGVAIYLGVVLPLLIAQVLVWWQTHSPGTLIWMPEALREHMPGVLLRAGQVWAIVGAGSLLMAMGLLDDRYGLSWKGRLAVQLLLATALVCGGIRGTLFVSQPIVGGVLTVIWIVVLINSLNFLDNMDGLCGGIGLVASLIFAWIMLQLTGEPRWLVGGGLLILAGSIAGFLWHNWTPARIFMGDAGSTFIGLMLATMTILGTFYEPNVTERHVLLAPLLILAVPLYDFATVIGIRLWNGKSPFQPDRNHFSHRLTDLGLSRRNAVLTVHFATLTTGLGAVLLYHVEDWDGAMLVVSLVLCLLVIVAILEQAGRFKKKSG
- a CDS encoding PIN/TRAM domain-containing protein; this encodes MLLLVIRALYILICVGALATFLFSSTAPPPVMQEYPVISFCLMTLFTMCVLLVDVLIPQKRVDIVSAVYFGLLIGVLLAYLFNLALRPLFATQDLFGKQGNGLYAAFSLLTLLILPYLCITFLLQTKDQFRLVIPYVEFSRELKGGRPLVLDSSALIDGRIADMVTTHIVDSEFVVPQFILQEVQDIADSHDKLRRGRGRRGLDVLKKLQQDPKVEIRVQETKPSAEKTVDQKLVEITRELNGRLVTNDVNLNKLASVQGVDVVNLNEVANALKPRFIPGEHVRIRIIKEGEGLGQGVGYLDDGTMVVVEQGNREIGREVDTVVTSVLQNSAGRMIFSRLAEAQV
- a CDS encoding prenyltransferase/squalene oxidase repeat-containing protein; translated protein: MTQLPAHERIERAWQTVRDELLSRRGAHKHWTGQLSTSALSTATAVMALEQVRRQSDPKTFAWQTLIDRGLQWLAAHQNADGGWGDTVKSISNISTTMLGHATFVAAGNPTRDGAVIERAACYVESAGGVPALVKRYGKDKTFSVPILTHCALAGLVDWQQVSPLPFELACIPARFYAAVQLPVVSYALPALIAIGQVRHHFQRPANSLLAAIRDSSIPRSLRVLERIQPATGGFLEATPLTSFVTMSLAAKGLAQHPVAVRGCQFIVASVLPDGSWPIDTNLATWVTTLSVNALQSDLPSGDRAPVLNWLLNQQYTQVHPFTNASPGGWAWTDLPGGVPDADDTPGALLALLQLSDSELDERTARALERGTEWLRDLQNRDGGWPTFCRGWGTLPFDRSSCDITAHCLRALHRIQSRMPLGNWFKKTMERGFRFLETQQQPDGSWLPLWFGNQYAPDDINPVYGTAKVLAAYRDVKSFSAPQAQSALHWLQSVQNEDGGWGGTRGCPSSVEETSLALEVLTDAAGAQASVARGLNWLVTAVEQGRIAEPAPIGFYFAKLWYFEDLYPWIFAASALRRCRAQSSAG
- the csrA gene encoding carbon storage regulator CsrA; translation: MLVLSRHRDESIMIGDNIVITVVDIRGDKVRLGIQAPTEIPVHRQEVYEAIQRERTPQKPGDQAASASS